The stretch of DNA CAGAAACTGAGCATTATCTCTGTCGCTGTGCTGCTGGTAGGCCTCTTGGAGCCGAGCCTTTGCTTCCCACAGGTCGAACTTAAGGATAACCCTCTTCCCAACATTCCAAATACATACGGAGCAAGTAAGACCTTAAGCTACTTTTGACCTAAGTGATAGAGAGGTAGGCAGGAACATGTAATACTTCTGTTTATATTTCTAATGACAAACTTTTAATTTCAAGAAAGTAACGATTGTTGAAGTATTTTGCTGAAGCAACGCCGGTGTAGATTATATATCTCTTACCAAGAGTCACTTTTCCGTCCACAGTCTACAAGGGAAGCCACGAGGGAAATGCCAACACCTACGCCGAAACTGACACCGACTCCCGAGGCTTTGGAAGCTCTAGTAAGAATCTCTAATGATAAATCAGTTTCTCTTTTTATCGTCAAAACTTTAGGATAAAGGTTCTTGATATGATTTCTGTTCAATTAATAGAAGAGGTCAAAATATTTTGGAGcttggaataaataaaaatatagaagaCATAAAAGATTTTGTAAGATTAACTGGTTTTATCTTGCAGAAGTAAAGAGGACTTCATATTTTCCACATAGCTTCAGACAGATTAAGGTAGCAAAGAACTGTCAAAGGAAAAATTAATTCATGTCGTTTTGGTTGATTTAGATCATTACATGAAAACACGGTGTTGCAAATAGTAATGACTATTTCCATTAATGCTGTGTATTTTACCCTTTGAGCAAAATAAATTCCATACATTAATTTCCTCTTCCGTATAGATATGCAGGCTGGTCTCCAAGGCTCAGGAAAGCTACGTGGATCAGTTATGACTGGAGGACCAGAAGGAAACAAAGCAGCTGGAAGTAAGTCCACAGCATCAAGCTGAAGCCTTTACCAAACATTTTCGAACTTTCTTTTCTTTCTCGACATAAAGAAGAATTCCATCatacaaatagataaattataaattGTCCATATAAATACGTAAATATTTCCACCTTAAAATACAATGTCAATCTGATTCGTAACTATATCTATAATTTCTATATGCTTGTATTTATCATTAAGAAATAAAGTgacgtcaaaaagaaaaaaaataaatcaatgtaaTTAACTGCAGTTTGAACGGTATTTGTCACTTGAAATCGCACGTTTATGGTTATTCTGGATCCATGAGTATTTTGTTCCATTACTACGATAAAATGCCTTCTTTCCTCATATAAAAACAGATGTCAGTCCCTGTCTTGTTTCATTCATACAGGCTACTTTGGGGATATGGAAGGACAAGGAACGATGACTGCCGACACACAGTCTATTTCGACTGATCAGGGATCATATTCCAgaacaggtagagagagagagagagagagagagaga from Palaemon carinicauda isolate YSFRI2023 chromosome 44, ASM3689809v2, whole genome shotgun sequence encodes:
- the LOC137634144 gene encoding uncharacterized protein isoform X3, producing the protein MKLSIISVAVLLVGLLEPSLCFPQVELKDNPLPNIPNTYGAIYKGSHEGNANTYAETDTDSRGFGSSNMQAGLQGSGKLRGSVMTGGPEGNKAAGSYFGDMEGQGTMTADTQSISTDQGSYSRTATKGLLSGTGKFSGGSSSGSTGLSWK